A genomic region of Dreissena polymorpha isolate Duluth1 chromosome 4, UMN_Dpol_1.0, whole genome shotgun sequence contains the following coding sequences:
- the LOC127877991 gene encoding beta-lactamase-like, translating into MGHVSAGVLKPFKMASKGAWLFIILSTVACTVAGAFDKAKVDSFMKSFLGCHTNKNPGLAASAVKDGHVVFADGYGVSDTTTRRPVTNQTLFGIASMSKAFAAALMVKQLHERNMSIYTKPGDIIKKGFAYNTSEFTQYATVRDLMTHCLGVPSNQMMRLDKNITRKEAARRIRYFKPIYKFRTHFLYSNLHYGILSYLSEILGGKPWEDLIQENFYDPLGMSHSDFLARADRKAKDVAQGYADDEIHGGLVPVPEEVNKQFAIYAGSTGVMSCSEDLTKWMLMQLGDGRSQSGAEVLRASDLHQTHTPQTVIASSTVEKNFHQPLAPFTVTETGYAFGWKTGHYKGYSMLRHTGTTFGYSSLVTLLPDVNIGVFTTMTGEDESYVARTLLHSYLLDTLLGEEPSINETTVCTYPEPWYPAKNSTTRPIDKTIAPGRALSQYTGVYHHVAYGDLVVSINQTVNQLQLDYGIGQWILYPTHGHDTFVGEAFGLMYRLTDLRTELRFHMHTQSPVTLVIPGFESDDPPVFVKTSSHVPANPGIVG; encoded by the exons ATGGGTCACGTCTCTGCTGGTGTGTTGAAGCCCTTCAAGATGGCTTCGAAAGGAGCATGGTTATTCATAATACTGTCTACAGTGGCCTGTACAGTTGCTGGAGCATTCGATAAAGCAAAAGTCGACAGTTTTATGAAAAGC TTTCTAGGATGTCACACGAATAAGAACCCCGGTCTTGCGGCGTCGGCGGTTAAGGACGGTCATGTGGTGTTTGCCGACGGCTATGGGGTGTCGGACACGACGACCAGACGACCGGTGACCAATCAGACGCTGTTCGGAATAGCCTCCATGTCCAAGGCGTTCGCAGCCGCGCTCATGGTCAAGCAGCTGCATGAGCGAAA CATGTCCATATACACCAAGCCAGGTGACattataaaaaaaggttttgcgTACAACACGAGTGAATTCACGCAATACGCAACTGTCCGTGACCTCATGACCCACTGTCTCGGCGTGCCGTCCAATCAGATGATGCGCCTGGATAAGAACATAACGCGAAAAGAGGCGGCGAG ACGCATCCGGTACTTTAAGCCGATCTACAAGTTCCGGACGCACTTCCTTTACAGCAACTTGCATTATGGGATTTTGTCTTACTTAAGCGAGATACTCGGCGGGAAACCCTGGGAGGATCTCATCCAAGAGAACTTCTACGACCCTCTTG GTATGAGCCATTCGGACTTCCTGGCGCGCGCCGACAGAAAGGCCAAGGACGTTGCCCAGGGTTACGCCGATGACGAAATTCACGGTGGACTGGTTCCTGTACCGGAAGAGGTTAACAA ACAATTTGCCATCTATGCCGGCTCTACCGGAGTAATGAGCTGTTCGGAAGACCTCACCAAGTGGATGCTCATGCAGCTAGGGGACGGGCGCAGTCAGAGCGGGGCGGAAGTGCTGCGCGCCAGCGACCTCCATCAGACGCACACCCCGCAGACGGTCATCGCGAGTTCCACTGTAGAAAAGAATTTCCACCAGCCGCTGGCTCCATTCACTGTCACAGAGACGGGATACGCGTTTGGGTGGAAAACTGGACATTACAAAG GATATAGCATGCTACGTCACACCGGGACAACGTTCGGTTATTCATCGCTTGTAACGTTGCTGCCTGACGTCAATATCGGCGTGTTCACCACCATGACGGGAGAGGACGAGAGCTACGTCGCGAGAACCTTGCTGCACAG TTATCTCCTGGACACTCTGCTGGGTGAGGAGCCATCCATCAACGAGACGACCGTGTGCACGTATCCGGAGCCCTGGTACCCAGCCAAGAACTCAACGACCAGACCGATCGATAAGACGATAGCGCCGGGTCGGGCACTGTCCCAGTACACGGGCGTGTACCATCACGTGGCGTACGGAGATCTGGTGGTGTCTATTAATCAGACAGTCAACCAGCTGCAG CTGGATTACGGTATAGGCCAGTGGATTCTCTACCCGACCCACGGACACGACACGTTCGTTGGAGAGGCATTCGGGCTCATGTACCGTCTCACCGATCTGCGGACGGAACTGCGCTTCCACATGCACACCCAGTCCCCGGTCACTCTTGTGATACCGGGCTTCGAGTCTGATGACCCGCCGGTTTTTGTGAAGACGTCTAGCCATGTGCCCGCCAACCCGGGCATCGTAGGATAG